The genomic window ACTTGCTGATTTTTTTGTGCTTTTTTGCTTATCAATGTTGGTGTaggctttttatttttattggatttggatcccaagaaattcttttaatttaagGTTTGAATTTTACTTACGAGCGCCCCCCGATAATCCCAAAATACCCCCTTGCTGCTTACGAAGCGAGTGTACAAATTTGCAAAAGTAAAACACCATCGATCGCTTGGTACGTTGCGAACGATGTGATAATGTAGCGTTCGCTTGCCAAGTAGCGAACATGTCGGTAGTAAAAAACACATCTCATATtttattggacaagatcaagcttttctcttttaggtggttgaagacgacgaacatcacgttagctttaaactaccatagctggtggtctagtccattgttgtgtttgggccttgtatgattttatttttgtatctcTCTGACTCTCTTGTAATTAtttagtctacctcggtacgtcttgtacAGGGGAGGCTgtttatgttaatatatatcattttggcttcttcaaaaaaaaaaaaacacagccccccaagcagtCAAAATTGATTGTCACGTGACTAATTATGATTGGCTATGAGGAAGGTGTGAACAACAGCTCAACCAATTAAAATGCAGCAAAATTTCTATAAAAGAGATGCATTTGTgtgaaaaaaatttacaccaaaactctcttcttcctccttcactCATTCATtctcttaaatatttttttttttaattttttttatagtttttattGTTGTCACAATAGTTGTGAATGTTTTAGGAATGTTATAAGTAATCGAAATCGGTGTTACGTTGTATGTTGTTGAGGTTTTCCCATCCGTCAACTTTttggttttattaattttgtatgtaataatttatttaggaGTTATATGAGTAACCGAACCCAGTCTTACCTCGCTTAAAGTTGGGTCTATGCAAAACTTTTTGGATCAAACTACCAAAGTTTTGGAATGGGCCCGTTGGTTGAGGCTGTTTATTGTAATTTAACTTGTTTTGAGAAAGTTATAAGTAACTGAAACGGGTACTATCAACCTTCATATTTGAGCTACGCAGTTGGGACTTTAGCAGACACAAATGGGACTCTCCCATGTATATTGAAAGAGAAATAGGCCCGTATTTATAAGCATCTTTTCGGCTCGGGTGCGAATTCGCCGAAGGTTTCAGCTGAGGAGGAGAGGACGAAGAGGAGATTGAGATTGTTTAGTTTATTCAATTGGAAATGAAAATGATGGCTGTAATATTTGAAatgatgtaatttttttgtctaattattaaataaaacaaaattcttTATCTCTGAAATTTATTATTTTCGTACATAACGGTCACTACCTTGAAAGCGAACACGCAAATAGTTCGCCGTCTGTACCGCGAACACCCCCTAATTCGCTATTTTAACGGCGAACACCATCACTATTCACCATCGGTAGGGCGAAACCCCCTAGTTCGCCACCTTGGGAGCGAACATCCAAACGTTTGCCAACTACAGAGCGagtgtacttttttttttgaagaagctaaattagcccactcaaattggcaccagagagaatcgaacctcagacctcaagaggaacGAGTGTACTTAATGTACATCAGAGGCAAATTGCAGGTTGTGTTTGCTTGCATAATCCATCTAGGCAAATACTTATTTACATaacattaaaataattaatatccAAACAATTTCAAAGCttcaaatagaaaaaaaataaaacaaccagAGTTAAAAATAACCTTTCCTAATGTTGACTACTAGAACCGGGTCCACCCTGATTTGGTACAAATGTCAAAGTGTATGCAGACTGGAGTTCGGCGTAAACACGAGAGCTGTTTGGAACTTCATCGCTATGCATAACACCGTCGAGTATGTCTCGGATGCTAGCCAATCTACCAAGCATAGCAACATCAGACTCAACAGGCATAGGCTGCATCAAACTCGCAGTGATACAGACGATGTAATTAAGGATGTGATATCCTGAAATACCACAATATGTATCCTGGGGTGGTGTCTGACGGAATAGTAGTGCGTCTACCAAGCATATTAGAAGTCAAAACACGATCCATGTAATTGAGCCAATGCTCATCAATACGATCTACCGTGTCCAATATATTCGCAGCAGAATCTGGATGACGGGGAATGGTCTGCACGTAGCCAAACTGCTGTAACACCAGCTCTGGTAGATACCTTACTTTGATCGGCCCACACCTGATCCAACCGGAGTACAAAGCTATATCCTCAAAGGGGCAAACATCTCGGTGGTCCTTGTAAGGAGTCCATGTGATGTCATATGGAAGCAACCGATCCATCATTTTCTCCATTGACATATGGATTGACTGCCCCTTTGTCGGATCATATTTGGTAGCTTGGGGGTATTGTTGTTCGTATTGCGTATCCAAAGACCCTCCGGTGTCCACAAAGTAGTCGTAGATCCAAACCtgtaaaaaaaacatcaatacaATAGCATACAAaggttcaaaaaaaatattaatcgacTTAAACAAATAAAGTTAAGGTATATAAATGTACCTGTAACAACGTCATGTATCCTGCCACATATTTGCAGGACGGAACAATGCCGTTTGTCAACTCCTGGTAAAGGAACGTTAGGGCAGCAGTGCCCCATGCCATGCATATGTGTGAACCTAATCCAAATCTATGAAATACTTCAAGTATGTCATTGTCAGGTCCACGTTGCTCTTTGCCTTGTTAGAGAAGATAACGGTTCAAACCAACAACAACAGGTACGCCCTCGTAATATATCCCTTATACCTCTCAAAAGTGTCCTTGTCACCGTCCACCTCAACTTTGTTGACTACTGTCGTGTGTTTTTCTAGGAGTTCCTTCAAATATACGAACCTTGCATGTGCACCCTTGGTTGTTTTAACCTCGTGCTCAGCTTCCTCCCGAGTTGATCCCATATGCTTAATCATTAGGTCAACACCCTCAGTTTTGGTCGGGATACCTTTATGATCTAGCACACGTCCCTTAATGGGTGGATTCAGAAGGCATTGCACGTCATCTAGCGTGACTGTCATCTCCCCGCTCAGCATATGGAAGCTACTGGTCTTCCCGTGCCATCGCTCCACAAAAGTAGACAACAGCGCGGGATCAAGAAACGAGTATCCACTTAGTTCCAGCCCATGCATTCCTATGGTGTCCATGGTTGTGTGCCACCATTTGAAGTcattaacaaaataaacaatCGAATTAATCTTTCCCCCGTTGTTGACCGGCATAATCATCTCACGGTCCTATTAATAAATCAACAACTATTTAATAAATGTGAAATTGCAATTCATAAATATAACAtagcaaaatttaatttttacttacTTTGTCGTCAGAAATGCATCTCACAATATGCGGCGCTCCATAATCATACAATACTGACGTATCCAACGGAAACTCCTTAGGCACAGGCTGTCCCTCGTAAGGATTTACCTAGGGGTGGCAAAACGGGCCGGGCCCGCCGGGCCGACCCGTTTGACCCACCATTTTTTGCGGGTCGGGCTGAGGTTTTCGGCTCGCTACCTTAAGGTGGCCCGCCCCCGCCTAAAAAACGGGGCGGGTGGGGCGGGGCGGGTTAGCCCGcggctttttaattttttatatttttttacttttactgaattttttttagcattGGTTCAATAATTCTTAACAAGTATAGAAGTCGTTTATTGTCAGAAAATGTGGAGGCTTTGATTTGCACTCGCAATTGGCTTCACGGTTTTAATAGTTCAGGtatataatcatatttaatCATgctttttaattgatttatgtCATTTACATTGTTTGGCTACATAAAATATATGGTTGCGActttttttgcattttattttatgtagcTGTAGTGGGTGACGATGAGGAGAGGGATTGTGGAAGGCTCCAGCTTATGCCTATCACTAGGACATCAACCGAAGCTTCATATGTTTATGAcatagatgatgatgaagatgattgaTGAAGTGTTTGTGATGGAGAGCTTTTGAGATTGATTAATTGCTGCTAGTTTTTTGATGTTTTGTGTCCCTGAATTTCCTTAACTATGTTGTGGTCTTTGGCTTTTTGGTATTGACATAGTTATAGTTTTTTGAGCCATGTTTTGGTGGAACTGGATGCATCACAGGTTGTTTGCTTGTTTCAAATGGGAATTATCACTTGCTAGTATTTATCcttttatcttatattgtaataaattacttattaacttagttgatgtttctgttagtttaattaagggtaattgtaagtgttagtttaattaagggtaattgtaagaaattacttattaacttaattaatgttTCTGTTAGTTTAATTATTCTTATTCTCTGCTGCAATCTTCTCTCAACTCTTAATTATCCCTATTTTCTGTTAGTTTAAAAATAGGAGG from Trifolium pratense cultivar HEN17-A07 linkage group LG1, ARS_RC_1.1, whole genome shotgun sequence includes these protein-coding regions:
- the LOC123892251 gene encoding protein MAINTENANCE OF MERISTEMS-like; translation: MDTIGMHGLELSGYSFLDPALLSTFVERWHGKTSSFHMLSGEMTVTLDDVQCLLNPPIKGRVLDHKGIPTKTEGVDLMIKHMGSTREEAEHEVKTTKGAHARFVYLKELLEKHTTVVNKVEVDGDKDTFERFGLGSHICMAWGTAALTFLYQELTNGIVPSCKYVAGYMTLLQVWIYDYFVDTGGSLDTQYEQQYPQATKYDPTKGQSIHMSMEKMMDRLLPYDITWTPYKDHRDVCPFEDIALYSGWIRCGPIKVRYLPELVLQQFGYVQTIPRHPDSAANILDTPMPVESDVAMLGRLASIRDILDGVMHSDEVPNSSRVYAELQSAYTLTFVPNQGGPGSSSQH